In Columba livia isolate bColLiv1 breed racing homer chromosome 25, bColLiv1.pat.W.v2, whole genome shotgun sequence, the following proteins share a genomic window:
- the FAM178B gene encoding protein FAM178B — protein sequence MAPHPEELRWYQIPLSSARIPRSGLFSFGFQDSLQRYQQLRAHKNLPVGRPVAGPPPGLLEPWPPSPAHSPPRGFCRPRGARGVRAPWRPKKSPGTKKRVSRARRPPSPAQPQPHRQDVTSSPPSPVTSDSSGVIPTLPEVAAGSPGGDSDREQRAMGGRSSWGNSPGTVRDRVSLTDSEDDEELIPLRDMLLAGYTSPSPPRHQQVMSPWPDPLANSLDAPFQEQREQDQVAALVQQRADDTSSPESLDEDTELSEEHRDILARFAVKPRFIPTVHPGEPVFCARPVLLPLLDTRGLESRNNLEALFFCESPAWQVAFVRNGCLSLLYNCLPTCPPPVLRWLFQLMTLCPDTTNAAQTLCDIWLSTKGERWCPTVQEISEAFTQLGADLTPLLPPELHPTDGRSLEPSCSLRPASPGATDTLALVTQLGAICKFLALCVVTQPCHYPDGARLSLVTLLSFLGLDRALRCQPLPEVQVLLHYLLQGIHDWHQQLPALCRDLCQLSRHHHNLVALTQLLPDLTGRDRELRRHLSLHAMAQLLGEPPGVVPPPEAHAELQVLCRFLVLARPDALRSLMLSGGLEEPADPDWEACYLSYSLLLLASNVVGTEQPPAKQRGHLELLCARLDQLFGRGLRESTQLLFRTQLKGLAILLYVKWQEMLAQGGGP from the exons ATGGCCCCGCACCCCGAGGAGCTGCGCTGGTACCAGATCCCCCTCTCCTCCGCTCGCATCCCCCGCTCGGGTCTCTTCAGCTTCGGCTTCCAGGACAGTCTCCAGCGCTACCAGCAGCTCCGCGCCCACAAGAACCTCCCTGTGGGCCGCCCCGTGGCTGGGCCGCCCCCCGGCCTGCTGGAGCCGTGGCCCCCAAGCCCCGCGCACAGCCCCCCCCGGGGCTTCTGCCGCCCGCGGGGAGCTAGAGGGGTGCGAG ccccctggcGCCCCAAGAAGTCTCCTGGCACCAAGAAGCGGGTGAGCAGAGCCCGGCGGCCACCCAGCCCcgctcagccccagccccaccggCAGGATGTGACCAGCTCCCCACCGTCCCCGGTGACATCAGACAGCTCCGGGGTCATCCCAACGCTGCCAGAGGTGGCTGCGGGGTCCCCAGGGGGTGACAGTGACCGAGAGCAGCGTGCCATGGGCGGCAGGAGCTCATGGGGAAACTCGCCGGGCACGGTGAGGGACAGGGTGTCCCTCACAGACAGCGAGGACGATGAGGAGCTGATCCCACTGAGGGACATGCTGCTGGCGGGGTACACGTCCCCAAGCCCCCCCAGACACCAGCAG GTGATGTCCCCGTGGCCAGATCCGCTCGCCAACAGCCTGGATGCGCCATTCCAGGAGCAGAG ggagcaggaccAGGTGGCCGCGCTGGTGCAGCAACGTGCAGATGACACCAGTTCCCCGGAGTCCCTGGACGAGGACACCGAGCTGTCCGAGGAGCACCG GGACATCCTGGCCCGTTTCGCCGTGAAGCCGCGGTTCATCCCCACGGTGCACCCTGGGGAACCCGTTTTCTGCGCCCGCCCggtgctgctgcccctgctggACACGCGTGGGCTGGAGTCACGGAACAACCTGGAGGCGCTTTTCTTCTG TGAATCGCCCGCCTGGCAGGTGGCGTTTGTCCGCAATGGGTGCTTGAGCCTGCTGTACAACTGCCTGCCCACCTGCCCGCCGCCCGTCCTGCGCTGGCTCTTCCAG CTGATGACGCTCTGCCCCGACACCACCAACGCTGCCCAGACACTGTGTGATATCTGGCTGAGCACCAAGG GCGAGCGCTGGTGCCCCACGGTGCAGGAGATCAGTGAAGCATTCACCCAGCTCGGTGCTGACCTgactcccctcctgccccccgaGCTGCACCCCACGGATGGGAG GAGCCTGGAGCCATCCTGCTCCCTGAGACCAGCAAGCCCTGGTGCCACCGACACACTGGCCCTGGTGACACAGCTCGGTGCCATCTGCAAG TTCCTGGCGCTGTGCGTGGTCACCCAGCCGTGTCACTACCCTGACGGCGCCCGCCTGTCCCTCGTCACCCTCCTGTCCTTCCTGGGCCTGGACCGGGCGCTGCGCTGCCAGCCGCTGCCCGAGGTGCAGGTTCTCCTGCACTACCTGCTCCAGGGCATCCACGACTGGCATCAGCAG CTGCCTGCGCTCTGCCGGGACCTGTGCCAGCTTTCTCGCCACCACCACAACCTGGTTGCGCTCACGCAGCTGCTGCCGGATCTCACGGGCAGGGACAG gGAGCTTCGCCGGCACCTGAGCCTTCACGCCATGGcccagctgctgggggagcCACCAGGTGTGGTGCCACCCCCCGAGGCGCACGCAGAG ctgcaggtgctgtgccGGTTCCTGGTGCTGGCACGACCAGATGCCCTGCGAAGCCTCATGCTCTCCGGGGGTCTGGAGGAGCCCGCGGACCCTGACTGGGAG GCTTGTTACCTGAGTtacagcctcctcctcctcgccagCAACGTGGTGGGCACTGAGCAGCCGCCGGCCAAGCAGCGG GGTCAcctggagctgctctgtgcCAGGCTGGACCAGCTTTTCGGGAGGGGCCTGCGTGAGAGCACCCAGCTCCTCTTTCGCACCCAGCTCAAGGGCTTGGCCATTCTCCTTTACGTCAAGTGGCAGGAGATGCTGGCGCAGGGCGGGGGTCCCTGA